ggcaactcttaggaaggaaaacatttaattgggggcttcattacattttcagaggtttagtacattatcatcatgacagcaTGGGTCATGTAGGCAGACACTcaggcagtagctgagagctaaaaCCTGACCCATAGGCAGAGAGAGCCACATCAGGCCTattgtgggcttttgaaacttcaaaacccactcccagtgacacaatttctccaacaaagccacacgtCCTAATCtgtctcaaatagtgccacttccctaATGACTAAGTACTGAGGTATATGGGCTTATGTGGCCCGttcttattcaaaacaccacaatgTTATCAAGGTTTaaataagacaaagcaaacaACATGATAAAGAAGTAAATGCATTAGACACTATAGGGGTACACATTTGAAATCCCGGGCACTtgcgaggctgaggcaggaggatcaagagctcAAGATCCTACATTGCAAAGCAAGTGTGAGGCTAGTGTGAACTACACAAGACTCTTAAAGAACaagagggaaatgaggaaaggaaaaaagaatgagGGAGGAGGAAAAACCCTGAAAATTTCATTGTTTACTATGTGGCCAGTGGTGCTTTGAATGAACATGGCCTCTATGGGCTTATGTATTTGAATATCATGTCCCCAGTGGATAGACCTGTTTGtaaaggattgggaggtgtggccttgttgaaagaggtgtgtcactggggttggctgttgaggtttcaaaaggcaGCACCTTTctcagctctctctgcctcctgcttgtggatcaaACTATGAGTTCCCAGTTACTGCTCCAGAGCCACCCTGCCAATCACATTATGGTCATGGGctccaaccctctgaaactatcaTCTCCAaattagatgttttattttatcggatgctttagtcatggtgttttatcgaaggaatagaaaagtaactgagatgTGGCCTATCAATATTTGGGGCAAAACTTATATCCCAATAgaattattcctttttttttggggggggggttcaaggcagggtttctctgtgtagccttggaactcactctgtagaccagtctggccttgaactcagaaatccacctgcctctgcctcccaagtgctgggattaaaggcatgcgccaccactgcctggctgaattATTCTTATACCTATAATACAGTGTGGCAAATCGCCTGAGAGGGAGATTCTGGCtaagatgctggtgagaatgtgtcTAAGACTATCTAATTTGAAAGTTGCAAAGTATGAAGTTGAGCACATCAGGAGAGAGGGTGAATAGGACAGTTAGCAAGAGAAACAGCATATACAAATATTCAGGTGCCAAAACAACTCAGCAAAGGTAGGGTGCCCTTCTTTAAAGGTAGAACAGATACCAAGAAAACAGGACTGTTCTCTAGTAATCCCTGGTGGACCTAAGACTCTTCTGTACCCATAAagcatttttagatattttctaagGAAACTGGAAAAGGCTGTTGGAAGATGtgtgttatttttaaactttattatcaTTGTGACAAATTAGGGAGGGGAGATATTTTGTTacacttctcttttctctgtagCTTTATTAAAACCAGCCAGAcatagtggcacaggcctttaatcctgggaggcagaggcaggcagaactctgagtttgaggccagtctgttctgtatagtgagttccaaacTTAGCTAGCGCTACATAGTGAGTGAGACTCtggctcaaaacaaaaacaaaaacaaaaccatccaggtgTGATGCTGAAAAGGTCAGCTTAGGAACTTAGGGAAGGTCATGAAACTCTTGtccctccagaagggagaggctaattaccatttctcagaccacagggcggAATGGGGACACATTCTGCAGGACCGACTGTTGCCCACCTTCaaacaagggaagtccttgttacctcattccctaaagaccaatcagtttaaagggtgcactgttccttCCAGTCAttttgtgcctagttgctgatgctctacaTTCTGACCCTGATAACCATATAAAAACTCTGCCAAACAGGTGCTGGAGTTCGCcacctctcctttgggtctgggatgAACCCAGTGCAATGGAACAATAAAtgcctcttgctttttgcattgatccTTCCTGGCTccatgtggttcactcagggggtccccggCCACACATCTGTAAGTCCActgttgagaggcagaggcaggaggatcaagggttCCAGGACACCTTATACAATGTAAAAAAGCCAGGTCTCCCacggaagaaagacagaaagaaagacagaaagaaagaaagaaagaaagaaagaaagaaagaaagaaagaaagaaagaaagaaagaaagaaagagaggaagagagaaagagagagagagagaaagagagagacagagaaacagaggcagagacagaaacagagacagagagacagagagagagactttcttGCTGATTGCCAAAAATCTGAATCCCCAAATATATTTTGAGCAACTAAAGCCTTTTGTGGTATGATGTGTGGTCATCTGCAGGCAAGGGCCAGTTCCCTGGGATCATCGATTTGTATGGAAGTATCGGTGGCTTATGTGAACATAGAGCCAGCCTTCTGGCTGGGCATGGTTTTGCCGTGCTTGCCCTGGCTTATTTCCAGTTTGAAGACCTCCCTGAAAATCTGAGTGACGTTCGCCTGGAGTACTTTGAAGAAGCCTTAGCTTTGATGCTACGCCATCCTCAGGTGGGTTCCAGTGCTGGCCTGAATACAGAGGAGGGTGACGTGGACTAGGCATCCCTCAACAGCTGCTAAGATTATCCTATTTCTACCTAGCTCTCCTATCTCTTAAGATTTAACTGTTTCCCTTTGTAAACACCACAACTCCCAAAGCAATAAAAAACTGCTAACCTTGAATTCTCCCAACAACTGTCCAAGTACATCTCAGAGGCTTGCCTTTTTCCCATTACTAACACTAATATAAGTTTTTAGTAGGAAAGcgccactaaaaaaaaaaaaaaaaaagacatctttgAGACCGTTGGTGGCACTGGCATTGGAATGTTGTTTTTGATAATATTAAGACTCCTCACCAAGGCTTACGGGGTGATAAATATTATTGTgctgtctagttttatgtcagcttgacacaagctagcgtcatcagggaggagggagcctcaattgtgAAAATGCTCCCTTAAGATCAAGCTGCAGGCAAACcaataggacattttcttaattagtgatttatgtgggagggcccagcccattgtgggaggGGCCTCCGCTGGGCTGCTGGTCCTgaaacagcactcctccatggcctctgcattagcttctgcctccaggaccctgtcccactccccacccccatttgaGTTTCTggcttgacttcctttgatgatggacagTATGTACTGTGAAaggataagccaaataaaccctttcctccccaagttgcttttggtcgtggtaTTTTACCACAGTAATGATAACTCTAAgacaatttttatgtttttttaaatttaatttaacttttacttactcactttatgtcctgctcactgcccctcaCCCAATCACCCTCCACACAcagtccttcccctcccccatcctctatccccttctcctctgagcaggtgcccccccccccccgggtatcctcccaccctggcaaaTTGTATGGTTGTTTAAAGTATCTGATAgcagaacatttattttaaatattttcagtaagTGTAAGTTAAATGAGACTGACTTgttaggttttctattgctgtgaagagacaccatgcccacagcaactcttataaaggaaaacatttgactgggggttcagaggtttagtccattgtcattttggcaggaagcatggcagcatataCAGGCAGatctggtgctggagaaggagctgggggTTCTATATCTGAATtaacaggcagcaggaagtgagaATAAGCCactggcctggcttgagcttctgaaacctcaaagcccaactcaCTGtggcatgcttcctccaacaaggccacacctcctaataagtGCCACTCCCTCCCCGTGAACCTgtggaggccattttcattcaaactaccacagacacAACTTTTGCTGCCATCTAGAACACTCTAATGTTAAGGGAGAAGATGTTCTGTAAGGAACTATAGGATGCTCTAACTTTGTTGAAGTTCAGGGATGACTCTCAGCAGAGCTATTAAAACCTAGGTAGGTGTGCTAGGCATGGTAGcatttgagaggcaaaggcaggaggatctctatgagttcaaggcagcctggtctacgtggCAAGTTCAGGTTAGCCATGATCTGGAACTGTAATGGTCTTATTAAGGGGAGATAAGGCCCTACAAAAACAAGAGGTCGATATGTAAAAGTATCATTTATTTGCTTAATGTAATTGTTGTCTGGGAGGCTTCTTgcttctgtctgctaacctaggcccagTCCTGGAAGCATCTAGCCTCTGTACactctaatctaggcctagactgttttcagcctctgacacttactgctgaataagctcaccctttcttgttctttcagaACTCTGGCTGGTTGGGTCcactcagctattctggctcaaactcctctcccagctgatttattcaatctggcttctctctcagcaTTTGAACTGCTCTGTTTGtgctcaaactaactctagcaatcttttttaatcttctggctccttctcagaaCTACAAGTGAGTTCTAAGGTTTTAAGCAGAGCTTGatcttatatcttttttttatgCTGCTAAGTTAGGAAAAATATTTAACAGTCCATTAATTTATCTTACAAGGGCCTTTGTGTATACTTTTAGCCTGGTCTTTATAAACATTAGATAGTCTATATACTCAATTTATTTATTAGCAGGCTTGTTTTTAACTTATAGATTATTGTATAAGGAAGACAAGGAATTATATTTGAGGATGGTACTTGGAGAATATAAAATCACTGCATGTGTTCCACTTATGAACCCTACACCTGttattcctctctctcctcatagGTGAAAGGCCCAAATATTGGACTTATTGGTGTCTCCAAAGGTGCTGATCTGTGCCTCTCGATGGCTGCTTTCCTGAAGGACAACATCACAGCCACTGTCCTTATAAATGCCTGTGTGGCCAACACATTAGTACCTCTGTATTACAAGGATCTGTTTGTTCCTGAGCTTGGGTGTgatcaaacaaaaaataagtcaGGCCTTATGGATTTGAGGGATATGTGGAACAATCCACTGGAGGAACCCAACCACCAGAGTCTTATCCCATTGGAAAAGGCCCAGGGACCCTTCCTGTTTCTTGTGGGCATGGATGATCACAACTGGAAGAGTGACGTCTATGCTCGTATAGCCTGTGAACGCCTGCAAGCCCATGGAAAAGACAGACCCCAGATAATCTACTATCCAGAAACTGGTCACTGTATTGAGCCACCTTATTTTCCTCCTCCCATAGCCACTGTACACTTCGTGTTGGGTGAAGCAGTCTTCAATGGAGGTAAGCCACGTGCTCAATCAAGGGCACAGCTGGATGCCTGGCAACGCATTCAAACTTTCTTCCAAAAATATCTCAATGGTGAAAAGCCTGCCAGGCACAGCAAACTGTAACATTGTAATTATATCGAAAGTTCTAATCATGCCACACAGATTCTTCTGGGTTTTCGGAATACTAAGgaagtttgggttttttgggggggagggcagGGGTGGTGGGGACCCAGATTAGGTCTCACATTCACAATGTAGACAAggaagaacttctaatcctccagCTTCCACCATGCGTGTGCTGATATTGTAGTTCTACACGGTCATGCCTAGTGCTATGCCTTGCCAAGGACAAAACCCAGAGTTTTCATAGGATGAACATCAAGGGACTAAGGGTTAATCTATGACAGGCTACAAACTGGCAAtttgggagactaggcctaagtttctgtttctcaGAAATGAGAACCCAGAACCTGTGGTCATCCAACCACGGCGTCAGGCATTCTATCCAAGAACACCTTGTCATCTGGCCTGAAGTTAAAATAGATAGCTAAGATAAATGAACAACCCTTCAGTGAGGTCTCCAGAGCCTAACCAATTATAAAATTAGTTAGACCCCTATTGATAGAACTAACCAATCAAGATAAAGGGCACATCCCCCTCCTTCAAATTCCCCAGACAATAAAAGCTGGGCCTTTAAGCCCACTAGAGGTCTCCACTCCCAAATGGGGAGACAGctccatattattattattattcagctaaataaatgctctttgctttGACATACTATTTAAATCTGAGATATCATTCTCTGGTGAGTCTTATACCCTAACAGGCATGCATCCAGCCAGCAAAGCTGCATCCCCAGCTCCCTACGAAGCTCATAGGAAGCTCAGCCTCCTTGTAAGGCTCCCACTGGACTCTGGGCCTTTGCAATGACTctcctctcagtgctggggtttCTCTCTCCTCTGAAGTTCAGCTAATGGATCTGTTTAACTCTGTAAGACCAACTTTAACCTTAAGTAAAAGAATATAAGAAGTATTTATGCAACTCCCAGTTACTGGACTGTCTTTTATTCTGCTTGTGAGGGAACCCACCTGCCGAAGACATACAACAAATAGATTCTCTctcggttttttgttttgttttgttttttgggtttttttttgtttgtttttgtttttagcagtTTTTAACATGCCTGAAATTTGCTCAAGACTTCACCCTGACCCCCAAGATACTTATCAATATAGTTACCGTCTTGTCTGAATTACCGATCACTGTGTGATATTTTCCTGTCTGGGAAAAAGGTTTTGATGTCAAGATGACTATGACTATGAAATGTGAGCCAGAGCCTATGGCTTTGGGCACAGTTCTACCCACGGAGTCACTTTCTCCTATCCCTGTCTGCTCTTATTACAACCGAGAAGAC
The nucleotide sequence above comes from Mus musculus strain C57BL/6J chromosome 12, GRCm38.p6 C57BL/6J. Encoded proteins:
- the Acot6 gene encoding acyl-coenzyme A thioesterase 6, which translates into the protein MAATLSVEPAGRSCWDEPLSIAVRGLAPEQPVTLRSVLRDEKGMLFRAHARYRADSHGELDLARTPALGGSFSGLEPMGLLWAMEPDRPFWRLIKRDVQIPFVVELEVLDGHEPDGGQRLARAVHERHFMAPGVRRVPVREGRVRATLFLPPGKGQFPGIIDLYGSIGGLCEHRASLLAGHGFAVLALAYFQFEDLPENLSDVRLEYFEEALALMLRHPQVKGPNIGLIGVSKGADLCLSMAAFLKDNITATVLINACVANTLVPLYYKDLFVPELGCDQTKNKSGLMDLRDMWNNPLEEPNHQSLIPLEKAQGPFLFLVGMDDHNWKSDVYARIACERLQAHGKDRPQIIYYPETGHCIEPPYFPPPIATVHFVLGEAVFNGGKPRAQSRAQLDAWQRIQTFFQKYLNGEKPARHSKL